A single window of Haliotis asinina isolate JCU_RB_2024 chromosome 5, JCU_Hal_asi_v2, whole genome shotgun sequence DNA harbors:
- the LOC137285052 gene encoding uncharacterized protein, whose translation MRFTIEALEIRIREKLRTAAVVDRSGRKGTFHDLVSIMEGSVGKTEEGSQDQLILTYKRSFLMGLDEQDGSLKKVWGKRRPTACTQRKAKSSESWKGGRL comes from the exons atgagatttacaatagaagctttggagattcggatacgtgaaaaattgagaacagcagcagtcgtcgatcgcagcgggagaaaaggaacattccacgatctggtcag cataatggagggcagtgttggaaaaactgaagaaggcagtcaggaccaactcattttgacatacaaaag aagctttttgatgggtttggatgaacaagatggatcacttaagaaggtgtggggaaagcggaggcccacggcttgtacgcaaagaaaggcaaaaagttcaga aagctggaaaggaggaaggctgtga